In Streptomyces sp. NBC_00704, a genomic segment contains:
- a CDS encoding DUF6412 domain-containing protein, with product MRVVPLPRAVPLLLLLVVDVLLLDSGGLPAVSAAVALAATAAAGSALAVCALVAARSAPAVPPTRVRTAIRDRARRTAFLPQRDPDASGRPRPRAPGHALPATAA from the coding sequence GTGCGTGTCGTCCCGCTTCCGCGCGCCGTCCCCCTTCTGCTGCTGCTCGTCGTGGACGTCCTCCTCCTGGACTCCGGTGGCCTCCCGGCCGTCTCGGCCGCCGTCGCGCTCGCCGCGACCGCCGCCGCCGGATCGGCCCTCGCCGTCTGCGCGCTGGTCGCCGCGCGCAGCGCGCCCGCCGTTCCGCCCACGCGGGTCCGGACCGCCATCAGGGACCGGGCCCGGCGTACGGCCTTCCTGCCGCAACGCGATCCCGACGCCTCCGGCCGGCCCCGCCCCCGGGCTCCCGGCCACGCCCTCCCGGCGACCGCCGCGTAG
- a CDS encoding Gfo/Idh/MocA family protein has protein sequence MTGTPLRVGLIGYGLAGSVFHAPLIAATEGLVLDTVVTSNPERQEQARAEFPDVRVAVSADELLARADEPDLVVIASPNKTHVPLATAALKAGLPVVVDKPVAGTAAEARELAALAEERGLLLSVFHNRRWDNDFLTLRKLLDEGELGDVWRFESRFERWRPLPKGGWRESGDPAEIGGLLYDLGSHVVDQALVLFGPARSVYAEADVRRPGAQTDDDTFIALTHASGVRSHLYVSATTAQLGPRFRVLGSKAGYVKYGLDPQEAALREGERPGGTGADWGTEPEELWGRVGAGESPLTGGGRPERTLPGDYPAYYAAVARALTDGGPNPVTAVEAAAALDVLEAARRSARDKVAVTL, from the coding sequence ATGACAGGTACTCCTCTCCGCGTGGGTCTGATCGGCTACGGCCTGGCCGGTTCCGTCTTCCACGCCCCGCTGATCGCGGCCACCGAGGGCCTCGTCCTCGACACGGTGGTCACCTCGAACCCCGAGCGGCAGGAGCAGGCCCGCGCCGAGTTCCCGGACGTACGGGTCGCCGTCTCCGCCGACGAGTTGCTCGCGCGCGCCGACGAGCCGGATCTGGTCGTCATCGCCTCCCCCAACAAGACGCACGTCCCGCTCGCGACCGCCGCGCTGAAGGCCGGCCTGCCGGTCGTCGTCGACAAGCCGGTCGCGGGCACGGCGGCCGAGGCGCGTGAGCTGGCCGCCCTCGCCGAGGAGCGCGGGCTGCTCCTGTCCGTCTTCCACAACCGCCGCTGGGACAACGACTTCCTGACCCTGCGCAAGCTGCTGGACGAGGGCGAACTGGGCGACGTGTGGCGGTTCGAGTCCCGGTTCGAGCGGTGGCGGCCGCTGCCGAAGGGCGGCTGGCGGGAGTCCGGCGACCCCGCAGAGATCGGAGGTCTGCTCTACGATCTCGGCAGTCACGTCGTCGACCAGGCGCTGGTCCTCTTCGGCCCGGCGCGGTCCGTGTACGCGGAGGCCGACGTCCGCCGGCCCGGGGCGCAGACCGACGACGACACCTTCATCGCGCTGACCCACGCGAGCGGGGTCCGGTCCCACCTGTACGTCTCGGCGACGACCGCCCAACTCGGCCCGCGGTTCCGGGTGCTGGGCTCGAAGGCGGGCTATGTGAAGTACGGCCTCGACCCGCAGGAGGCGGCGCTGCGGGAGGGCGAGCGGCCCGGCGGCACGGGGGCGGACTGGGGCACGGAGCCCGAGGAGCTGTGGGGCCGGGTGGGCGCCGGGGAGTCCCCGCTCACCGGCGGCGGGCGACCCGAACGGACCCTCCCCGGCGACTACCCGGCCTACTACGCTGCGGTGGCCAGGGCACTGACCGACGGCGGCCCCAACCCGGTGACCGCCGTCGAGGCGGCCGCCGCCCTCGACGTCCTGGAGGCGGCCCGCCGTTCGGCACGAGACAAGGTGGCGGTGACGCTGTAA
- a CDS encoding fumarylacetoacetate hydrolase family protein produces the protein MKLLRVGTAGTERPALLDSDGVLRDLSGVVPDVDGALLADDAALGRVRAAAESGELPALDATGLRVGPPLARIGKIVCIGLNYHDHARETGAEPPAEPVVFFKAADTVVGPYDTVLVPRRSVKTDWEVELAVVIGRTARYLESAEEGLAHVAGYAVAHDVSEREFQIERGGTWDKGKNCETFNPLGPWLVTADEVPDPQSLSLKLWVNGELKQDGTTAEQIFPVGEVVRYVSQFMTLYPGDVINTGTPAGVALGAPEPKPFLRAGDVVELEIEGLGRQRQAFKDA, from the coding sequence ATGAAGCTGCTGCGAGTCGGTACGGCCGGAACGGAGCGTCCCGCGCTGCTCGACTCCGACGGGGTCCTGCGGGACCTCTCCGGGGTCGTCCCGGACGTCGACGGGGCGCTGCTCGCCGACGACGCGGCGCTCGGCCGGGTCCGGGCCGCCGCCGAGTCCGGGGAGCTGCCGGCCCTGGACGCGACCGGGCTGCGGGTCGGACCGCCGCTCGCGCGGATCGGCAAGATCGTGTGCATCGGGCTGAACTACCACGACCACGCGCGGGAGACGGGGGCCGAGCCGCCCGCCGAGCCCGTCGTCTTCTTCAAGGCGGCGGACACCGTCGTGGGGCCGTACGACACCGTTCTGGTGCCGCGCCGGTCCGTCAAGACGGACTGGGAGGTCGAGCTGGCGGTCGTCATCGGGCGCACGGCCCGCTACCTGGAGTCGGCCGAGGAGGGGCTCGCGCACGTCGCCGGGTACGCCGTCGCCCACGACGTGTCCGAGCGGGAGTTCCAGATCGAGCGCGGCGGAACCTGGGACAAGGGGAAGAACTGCGAGACGTTCAACCCGCTGGGGCCCTGGCTGGTGACCGCCGACGAGGTCCCCGACCCGCAGAGCCTGTCCCTGAAACTCTGGGTGAACGGCGAGCTGAAGCAGGACGGCACCACGGCCGAGCAGATCTTCCCCGTAGGGGAGGTCGTGCGCTACGTCAGCCAGTTCATGACCCTGTACCCCGGTGACGTCATCAACACCGGGACGCCCGCGGGCGTGGCGCTGGGCGCACCCGAGCCCAAGCCGTTCCTGCGGGCCGGGGACGTGGTGGAACTGGAGATCGAGGGGCTGGGGAGGCAGCGGCAGGCGTTCAAGGACGCGTAG
- a CDS encoding YidC/Oxa1 family membrane protein insertase: MSVLAGLVEHLADLLQPLCGTASAAAAIVLFTASVRLLVHPLSRAAARGQKARAALQPRIAELREKHGENPEKLQRAVLDLHAAEKVSPLSGCLPSLLQLPAFFLLYRLFSGSSADGAGRALLDHHLFTAPLGDRWTDALAHGGPFGEAGLVYFVLFAVVTAVASFNYLRARRTPPPVTGGQETPGVGALTKAMPFMSFFTLVTMAVVPLAAALYVITSTTWSAVERAVLHR, translated from the coding sequence GTGTCCGTCCTGGCCGGCCTGGTCGAGCACCTCGCCGACCTGCTCCAGCCCCTGTGCGGCACCGCGTCCGCGGCCGCCGCCATCGTCCTGTTCACCGCGTCGGTACGACTCCTCGTGCATCCGCTGTCCCGGGCCGCCGCCCGGGGGCAGAAGGCGCGTGCGGCGTTGCAGCCCCGGATCGCGGAACTGCGCGAGAAGCACGGCGAGAACCCCGAGAAACTCCAGCGGGCGGTGCTGGACCTGCACGCGGCGGAAAAGGTGTCGCCGCTCTCCGGCTGCCTGCCCAGCCTGCTCCAGCTCCCCGCGTTCTTCCTGCTCTACCGCCTCTTCTCCGGCTCCTCCGCCGACGGCGCGGGCCGCGCGCTCCTCGACCACCACCTGTTCACCGCGCCCCTCGGCGACCGCTGGACGGACGCGCTCGCCCACGGCGGCCCGTTCGGCGAGGCAGGGCTGGTCTATTTCGTGCTCTTCGCCGTCGTCACGGCCGTCGCGTCCTTCAATTACCTGCGCGCCAGGCGGACGCCGCCGCCGGTGACCGGCGGCCAGGAGACGCCCGGCGTCGGCGCGCTCACCAAGGCCATGCCGTTCATGTCCTTCTTCACGCTGGTCACCATGGCCGTCGTGCCGCTGGCCGCCGCGCTGTACGTGATCACGAGCACGACGTGGAGCGCGGTCGAGCGGGCCGTCCTCCACCGGTGA
- a CDS encoding heme-degrading domain-containing protein, whose amino-acid sequence MGTHELTPKFTPEITPSLEELQAQERRLVFRRFTHDDAWALGSLLVELARERQAPVAVDIHRAGQQLFHAALPGSAPDNDAWIARKRRVVERFGASSYLVGTRYRAKGTTFEDSSRLDPDTYAAHGGSFPITVDGVGVIGAVTVSGLPQLEDHRFVVEALEQFLEKDL is encoded by the coding sequence ATGGGCACCCACGAACTCACCCCCAAGTTCACCCCGGAGATCACCCCGAGTCTGGAGGAGCTCCAGGCCCAGGAACGGCGGCTCGTCTTCCGCCGGTTCACGCATGACGACGCGTGGGCGCTCGGCTCGCTCCTGGTGGAGCTGGCCCGCGAGCGCCAGGCGCCGGTCGCCGTCGACATCCACCGCGCCGGCCAGCAGCTGTTCCACGCGGCGCTGCCCGGATCGGCCCCCGACAACGACGCCTGGATCGCGCGCAAGCGCCGGGTGGTCGAGCGCTTCGGCGCCTCGTCCTACCTGGTCGGGACGCGCTACCGCGCCAAGGGCACGACGTTCGAGGACTCCTCCCGCCTGGACCCGGACACGTACGCGGCCCACGGCGGCTCCTTCCCGATCACCGTGGACGGAGTGGGCGTGATCGGCGCGGTGACGGTCTCGGGCCTGCCCCAACTGGAAGACCACCGCTTCGTGGTGGAGGCACTGGAACAGTTCCTGGAAAAGGACCTGTAG
- a CDS encoding GntR family transcriptional regulator, translated as MSEPAVRVDTTSQVPPFEQIRAQLAALIVTGRLTEGERLPTVRQLAADLGLAPGTVARAYRELEAAELIRTRRGAGTRVAAPPAGPAHADPSRLATLARDFTASARALGADTEAVLTAVREALEEGS; from the coding sequence ATGAGTGAACCCGCGGTCCGCGTGGACACCACGAGCCAGGTGCCGCCGTTCGAGCAGATCCGCGCCCAGCTCGCGGCCCTGATCGTCACCGGACGGCTGACCGAGGGGGAACGGCTGCCGACCGTGCGCCAGCTCGCCGCCGACCTCGGCCTCGCGCCGGGCACCGTGGCCCGCGCCTACCGCGAACTGGAGGCCGCCGAACTCATCCGCACCCGCCGGGGCGCGGGCACCCGAGTGGCGGCGCCCCCGGCCGGACCCGCCCACGCCGATCCCAGCCGGCTCGCCACCCTGGCCCGTGACTTCACCGCCTCCGCCCGTGCCCTGGGCGCGGACACCGAGGCCGTCCTGACCGCCGTCAGAGAGGCCCTGGAGGAAGGGTCGTAG